In the Theobroma cacao cultivar B97-61/B2 chromosome 1, Criollo_cocoa_genome_V2, whole genome shotgun sequence genome, one interval contains:
- the LOC18613740 gene encoding long chain acyl-CoA synthetase 1 isoform X2 — protein sequence MEACGAHSVVCVPLYDTLGPRAVNFIIDHAEVDFVFVQDIKVKELLDPNCKSAQRLKAIVCFTSLTEEDNAKASQLGIKTFSWIEFLCMGKENPQETSPPQPFNICTIMYTSGTSGDPKGVVLTHETIATFVYGVDLFLDQFEDKMTVNDVYLSFLPLAHILDRVIEEYFFHRGASVGYYHGNLKELRDDIMELKPTFLAGVPRVFDMIHEGIKKALEELSPLRRRIFDFLYKYKLSWMNRGYKHKQASPLADLLAFRKVKAKLGGRLRLLISGGAPLSSEVEEFLRVTCCAFVVQGYGLTETCGACAIGYPDEMCMVGTVGSPAVYNELRLEEVSEMGYNPLGNPPCGEICVRGKTIFSEYYKNPELTRESIKDGWFHTGDIGQVLPNGVVKIIDRKKNLIKLSQGEYVALEYLENVYGTTPIVDDVWVYGNSFKSMLVAVVVLHEDNAKKWANLNGHTGSLSELCSVNQLQSYVLSELKSTAEKNKMRGFEFIKGVILEPYPFDMERDLVTATLKKKRNNLLKYYQAEIDALYQKLTAKK from the exons ATGGAG GCTTGTGGTGCCCACAGTGTGGTTTGTGTGCCTCTCTATGATACTCTGG GGCCCAGAgctgtaaattttattatagaTCATGCAGAGGTTGATTTTGTATTTGTACAAGacataaaagtaaaagaa CTTTTGGATCCGAATTGTAAATCTGCTCAACGGCtgaaag CAATCGTTTGCTTTACCTCATTGACCGAGGAAGACAATGCTAAGGCATCTCAATTGGGGATTAAGACGTTCTCATGGATCGAGTTTCTCTGCATG GGAAAGGAAAATCCGCAGGAGACTTCGCCACCTCAACCATTTAACATTTGCACAATTATGTATACAAGTGGCACCAGTGGAGATCCTAAAGGTGTTGTGTTAACACATGAAACAATTGCAACATTTGTATATGGGGTTGATCTTTTCCTGGATCAATTTGAAGACAAG ATGACAGTGAATGATGTATATTTGTCCTTCCTGCCCCTTGCTCATATCCTTGACCGCGTGATTGAGGAATACTTTTTCCATAGAGGAGCATCTGTCGGCTACTATCATGGG AACTTGAAGGAACTGCGGGATGATATAATGGAGTTGAAACcaacatttttagctggtgtACCCCGAGTTTTTGATATGATTCATGAAG GTATTAAAAAGGCACTAGAAGAATTGAGTCCATTGCGGAGGAGAATTTTTGACTTTCTCTACAAATA CAAACTTTCTTGGATGAATCGTGGATATAAGCATAAACAGGCATCACCTTTAGCAGATTTACTGGCCTTCAGGAAG GTGAAAGCTAAGTTAGGTGGTCGGCTTCGATTGTTAATATCTGGAGGTGCACCATTGAGCTCTGAAGTAGAGGAATTCCTGCGGGTCACTTGTTGTGCATTTGTTGTCCAAGGCTATG GATTGACAGAAACTTGTGGAGCTTGCGCTATTGGCTATCCGGATGAGATGTGCATGGTTGGTACTGTTGGGTCCCCAGCTGTGTACAATGAGTTGCGCCTGGAGGAGGTTTCAGAGATGGGCTACAATCCACTAGGAAATCCTCCTTGTGGCGAGATATGTGTGAGAGGGAAGACTATTTTTTCTGAATATTATAAAAATCCTGAACTGACAAGAGAATCTATAAAGGATGGATGGTTTCATACAG GAGACATAGGGCAAGTGCTTCCTAATGGAGTTGTTAAGATTATTGATAGgaagaaaaatcttattaaGCTCTCCCAGGGAGAGTACGTGGCTCTAGAGTatttggaaaatgtttatGGAACCACTCCAATTGTTGATGAC GTATGGGTCTATGGAAATAGCTTCAAGTCAATGCTAGTTGCTGTAGTTGTGCTACATGAGGATAATGCTAAGAAGTGGGCAAACTTAAATGGTCACACAGGTTCACTCTCTGAGCTCTGTTCTGTCAATCAGCTACAGAGTTATGTCCTCTCGGAGCTAAAATCCACAGCTGAGAAAAACAAG ATGAGAGGTTTTGAATTTATCAAAGGAGTCATTTTGGAACCCTACCCATTTGACATGGAAAGAGATCTAGTGACTGCaacattgaagaaaaaaagaaacaatctGCTTAAATATTATCAG gctgaaattgatgcacTCTATCAAAAGTTGACTGCAAAGAAGTGA
- the LOC18613740 gene encoding long chain acyl-CoA synthetase 1 isoform X1 produces the protein MEEMKVFSAKVADGREGQDGKPSVGPIYRNLLAKNGYPPPDPDMSTTWSLFSSSVQKHRGNRMLGWRKMVDGKAGAYIWKTYGEVYDEVLHIGSALRASGAEPGCRVGIYGANCPQWILAMEACGAHSVVCVPLYDTLGPRAVNFIIDHAEVDFVFVQDIKVKELLDPNCKSAQRLKAIVCFTSLTEEDNAKASQLGIKTFSWIEFLCMGKENPQETSPPQPFNICTIMYTSGTSGDPKGVVLTHETIATFVYGVDLFLDQFEDKMTVNDVYLSFLPLAHILDRVIEEYFFHRGASVGYYHGNLKELRDDIMELKPTFLAGVPRVFDMIHEGIKKALEELSPLRRRIFDFLYKYKLSWMNRGYKHKQASPLADLLAFRKVKAKLGGRLRLLISGGAPLSSEVEEFLRVTCCAFVVQGYGLTETCGACAIGYPDEMCMVGTVGSPAVYNELRLEEVSEMGYNPLGNPPCGEICVRGKTIFSEYYKNPELTRESIKDGWFHTGDIGQVLPNGVVKIIDRKKNLIKLSQGEYVALEYLENVYGTTPIVDDVWVYGNSFKSMLVAVVVLHEDNAKKWANLNGHTGSLSELCSVNQLQSYVLSELKSTAEKNKMRGFEFIKGVILEPYPFDMERDLVTATLKKKRNNLLKYYQAEIDALYQKLTAKK, from the exons ATGGAAGAAATGAAGGTTTTTTCAGCTAAGGTGGCGGATGGAAGAGAGGGACAAGATGGGAAGCCATCAGTTGGTCCCATATATCGTAACTTACTTGCCAAGAATGGGTATCCTCCACCTGATCCCGATATGTCTACTACTTGGAGTCTTTTCAG TTCATCTGTTCAGAAGCACCGTGGGAACAGGATGCTTGGATGGCGAAAAATGGTTGATGGAAAG GCAGGTGCTTATATCTGGAAGACATACGGGGAAGTTTATGATGAAGTTCTGCACATTGGTTCTGCATTGCGAGCATCTGGTGCTGAACCT GGCTGTCGGGTTGGGATTTATGGAGCAAACTGCCCACAGTGGATTCTAGCAATGGAG GCTTGTGGTGCCCACAGTGTGGTTTGTGTGCCTCTCTATGATACTCTGG GGCCCAGAgctgtaaattttattatagaTCATGCAGAGGTTGATTTTGTATTTGTACAAGacataaaagtaaaagaa CTTTTGGATCCGAATTGTAAATCTGCTCAACGGCtgaaag CAATCGTTTGCTTTACCTCATTGACCGAGGAAGACAATGCTAAGGCATCTCAATTGGGGATTAAGACGTTCTCATGGATCGAGTTTCTCTGCATG GGAAAGGAAAATCCGCAGGAGACTTCGCCACCTCAACCATTTAACATTTGCACAATTATGTATACAAGTGGCACCAGTGGAGATCCTAAAGGTGTTGTGTTAACACATGAAACAATTGCAACATTTGTATATGGGGTTGATCTTTTCCTGGATCAATTTGAAGACAAG ATGACAGTGAATGATGTATATTTGTCCTTCCTGCCCCTTGCTCATATCCTTGACCGCGTGATTGAGGAATACTTTTTCCATAGAGGAGCATCTGTCGGCTACTATCATGGG AACTTGAAGGAACTGCGGGATGATATAATGGAGTTGAAACcaacatttttagctggtgtACCCCGAGTTTTTGATATGATTCATGAAG GTATTAAAAAGGCACTAGAAGAATTGAGTCCATTGCGGAGGAGAATTTTTGACTTTCTCTACAAATA CAAACTTTCTTGGATGAATCGTGGATATAAGCATAAACAGGCATCACCTTTAGCAGATTTACTGGCCTTCAGGAAG GTGAAAGCTAAGTTAGGTGGTCGGCTTCGATTGTTAATATCTGGAGGTGCACCATTGAGCTCTGAAGTAGAGGAATTCCTGCGGGTCACTTGTTGTGCATTTGTTGTCCAAGGCTATG GATTGACAGAAACTTGTGGAGCTTGCGCTATTGGCTATCCGGATGAGATGTGCATGGTTGGTACTGTTGGGTCCCCAGCTGTGTACAATGAGTTGCGCCTGGAGGAGGTTTCAGAGATGGGCTACAATCCACTAGGAAATCCTCCTTGTGGCGAGATATGTGTGAGAGGGAAGACTATTTTTTCTGAATATTATAAAAATCCTGAACTGACAAGAGAATCTATAAAGGATGGATGGTTTCATACAG GAGACATAGGGCAAGTGCTTCCTAATGGAGTTGTTAAGATTATTGATAGgaagaaaaatcttattaaGCTCTCCCAGGGAGAGTACGTGGCTCTAGAGTatttggaaaatgtttatGGAACCACTCCAATTGTTGATGAC GTATGGGTCTATGGAAATAGCTTCAAGTCAATGCTAGTTGCTGTAGTTGTGCTACATGAGGATAATGCTAAGAAGTGGGCAAACTTAAATGGTCACACAGGTTCACTCTCTGAGCTCTGTTCTGTCAATCAGCTACAGAGTTATGTCCTCTCGGAGCTAAAATCCACAGCTGAGAAAAACAAG ATGAGAGGTTTTGAATTTATCAAAGGAGTCATTTTGGAACCCTACCCATTTGACATGGAAAGAGATCTAGTGACTGCaacattgaagaaaaaaagaaacaatctGCTTAAATATTATCAG gctgaaattgatgcacTCTATCAAAAGTTGACTGCAAAGAAGTGA